The window GGCGGGACTCACGGAAGTACGGCTGCTGGGCGAGCCCGTCGGCGGTGCCGGTGATGTCCGGCCGCAGGCGCAACCCGGGGAAGCCCGTTCCGCCGTCCGGGCGGGGAGCCTCCGTCTGCATCCAGTAGAGGGCCGAGAGCGCCAGGTCGCGCGCGCCCTCCAGGTGCTTTGCCGCGGCATCCTTGCTCACCTCGAAGACCGGACCGTCGAGATAGTCGATCATCGGCCAGTTCACCAATGTCACGTCGCTGTCGAAGGCTCCCGGTTTGAACTGGCCTCGTGCCACGATGCGTCGGAACCGCCACAGGTCGTCGGTGCCCGGCTCCTTGCTCTGGTCTGCCACGACCGCCAGTGGGTCGTCGTCCGGGTTCGGTGCCAGCCACCCGTGGGAGGGCTCCAGCGTGCGGGGGTTGGGCCAGCTGAACCCCAGGAGCGGGCCGGGCCAGAAGTCCGGACGCTGCGCCCTCCAGTAGTCGTAGGTGTCCGGGCGGTCGATGGTGTGGTCTCCGTCGACATGGTCCATGGCGAAGCACCATGAGACGGCCTGCATGTTCAACGGGTCCGCCGTGTCCGGAGCGCTGGGTTCCCCGGTCTCCTCCGTGGACTCGGCGCCGGTGACGTAGGGAACTCGGGCCAGGGGAAGCAGCTCCCCCGTCTCGGTCGCGTCGAGGACGTACGTCGCCTCCACGGACCGGTCGGTCGTTGCGTCGTCTGCCGTGTGCGCGAGGGCGAGCGAGGCGGCTCTTGCACCGTCGCTCTCGACGCCGACCACGACGTACGGAGCAAGGACGTGCAGCCGACCCGCAGCCCGGGCAGGTGCCAGCAGGGCCTCGATCGCGCTCACCGCGACGCGCGGCTCATGGCAGAGGCGGCTGACAAGTCCTGCTCCCGGGTTGAGCTCCCGAGCGAGAAGGGCCTCGCGGGTGAGGGGGTAGTGCCGGCGGTAGTAGCCGCGGATCTCCTCGCGCAAGCGGCGGTACGAGGCGGTGACACCGAACTGCTCGACCCAGGGATGCTCGTCCGGAGGCACGGCCTGGGCCGTGAGCTGACCACCGAGCCACGTCCCGTCGGTCACGAGGGCAACCCGGGCCCCACCATCGGTGGCTGCCAGGGCAGCGGCCACCCCACCGAGGCCACCCCCGACTATCGCAATGTCGACCCGCACACTTTCCTCCTGCCGATAATTCGTATTAGCAGAGGGAATCAGACCGCCTCGGGCATGTCAATGGGTTGCCGCCAAAGAGCGGCCCAGGCCTTTCGAAGTCCTGCTCAGCCGCGCGAGACGTCACCGATCGTCGATCCTTCGACGAGCTCGCACGGGAGGAGCACCTGGGCGGGCGACCGCCTGCCGGTGCTCTCGAGCAGGTCGACCAGCGTCCGCACGGACCGCCGGCCCATCTCTCGGCGCGGGATCCGGAACATCGACCAGTCGCGTTGCTCGGTGGCGGCCGCCGCCTCGGCGAACTGCGCCTGGGACGGGTCCGGGTCGCCGAGGACGCCCAGAGAGATGTCCCCGGGGACAGCGAGACGCCGCGCCGCAGCCCGCACCTCGAGCGCCTGCGCCATGGCTGCAGTCTCGACGAGCACTCCCGTCACCCCCGCTTCGAGCAGCTCGTCGAGGACCTCGTCCGCTTGACGTTCCGCTGCCACCACGATCGGCTGCTTGCGGTGACGTCGTGCGGCTTTGAGGTACCCGGCGAGCCGGTCCGCGGTTCCCTCGAGGTCCCCTGACAGGGCAACGAGCCCGATGCGCCGGTGGCCGTGCGACCACATCCGCTCGAAGAGCTCAGCAGTCGCAGTGACGTAGTCGGCGCTGACGTAGCTCACCTTTCCGGCTTCGGACTCGCGCCTGCCGATGAAGACGAAGGGAAACCTCTCCTCGAGCAGGCGCGCAAGCTCCTCACGGTCGGTGTGCCGTCCCAGCAGGATGGAACCGTCGGCGATGCCGAGCCGGTTCGAGCCATGCTCGTAGACGTGGCGTCTCCCGTCGCGCCGTCCGTTGCTGGTGAACAGGAGCAGGTCGTAGCCCAGCGCCTCGGCCTCGGCCTCGATCCCTCCGAGGAAGGGGAGGTAGAAGTCCCCGGAGCCCGAGGGGAACACCGACTCGTAGGTGAACACACCAAGGATGCGGTTCGCCTTGCCCCGCAGCCGACGCCCGAGAAGGTCGACGGTGTACCCCGTCGCCTTGAGCGCCTCCTCGACACGGCGCCGGGTCTCGGGCGTGACGCGAACCGAGTCCGACCCGTTCACCACCAGCGAGACGATGGCCTGCGACACGCCGGCCAGACGGGCGACCTCCGCCTGCGTCACGCGCCCTGATCCCGACACCACAAGCGCTCACTCTACCCACGGGGAGGCACGGCCCCCGCACAGTGCGCGCGACTTCGGCCTTCGCAGGCCCTTGCGGTAATACGAATTAGCGGCAACACTCCTCCGCATCGCTCGCGCGACGACGCCGGGTCCGTCCGGGGGTCGGCCGTCCGCGCAGGAAGGGAGACCCAGATGACGGACACTCCACGCGCCAGAGGCGGCGCGGCCTTCGCGGCCATGGCACTTCGGAGGCGGCGGCCTGATGCGGCGGCGTCCCCCACGGTGGACGGTCGTGGACGGCCTGAGCTCGCCGACACACAGGTGCCGACCACACGGCAGGCCATGCCCCTCTCCCTCTCGCGCCGGACACTGATGGCCGGCGCGGTCGCCGCCGCGGCCCTCTGCGCGACGGACGCGGTCACGGCGCCGTGGACGGCACCGGCACGTGCCGCCACGACCGACGACTTCGACATGTTCCGCCTGCAGTGGCTGGCCACCATGGTCAGGGACTACGACCCGACGGACGCCGTTCTCGTGAGGTACGTGCAGAACACGGCCGCCGTGGCGAGCGAGTTCTGGCGCGGGGCGAAACCGCTCATCACCTCCAGCACGCGCTCGTACCTGTGGGAGGACCTCTACGACCCCACGGTCAGCCGGCAGTCGGCCCTCATGACGAGCACGATCGTCCGGCTGCGCCAGCTTGCCCTGGGCCTGAAGACACCCGGCTCGTCCTTGGCGGACGACCCCCAGCTCAAGGCCGACCTGCTCTCGGCGATCGACTGGTTCCTGGTCAACAGCTACAACACCGTGAACCGCACCGGCAACTGGTGGGACTGGCAGATCGGCACCCCGCAGGCGCTCAACGACTTCTGCGTGCTGATGTACGACGACCTGTCGACCGAGCAGATCGCCACCGCAATGGCGGCCATCAAGCACTACGAGCCCGATCCCGCGATCACGGGCGGCAGCACCTCCACCGGGGCGAACCGGAACTGGGCCTGCGCTGTCACGATGCTGCGCGGCGCGCTCAGCCGGGACCAGTCGACCATCGACAGCGCACGGCTGAAGCTCGAGACGATCTTCCCCTACGCGACCTCGGGCGATGGCATGTACCCTGACGGCGGTTTCGTCCAGCACGTCTACTACGCGTACACAGCTGGTTACGGTGTGTCGCTGCTGCAGGTACTGAGCTCCATGATGGTGTCCGCCGTCGGCACTCCGTGGGCGTTCTCCACGGCACAGACCGCCGAGGTCTTCGACTGGACCCAGAACAACTTCGCGCCGTGGATCTATGGCGGCGGCTTCATGGACATGCTTCACGGCCGCGGCATCTCGCGCTTCTACGAGACCGATCGCCGGATCGGCCGGCTCACGCTCGGGGTGCTGCTGCAGCTCGCGGGAGCGTTCCCCGCTGACGACGCGCGCCTGCTCCGCTCACAGCTCAAGGGCTGGCTGACCGCCTACAACTCGTACACCTTCGCTGGCCGCACGCCCGGCGAGAGGCAGCCGGACTTCTTCACGTACGACCCGGTTCCCATCCAGCAGGTGGCCCTCCCCTCGGTCGTGCTCGGGCGGCAGCTCGTGCAGGACGACAGCATCCCAGCGGCGCCGGAGTCCACCCGTACGGTGGTCGCGACCTCGATGGCGCGCGCCGTCCACCGCCGCCCTGGGTTCGCGATGGGCTTTGCCATGGAGACCAAGGCGATCCGCCCCTACGAGTCCGCCAACGGCGAGAACCGCATGGGGTGGTACCAAGGTGAGGGTGCCGTCTACCTGTACCTGCCGAACCAGCTCGGACACTGGGCGAACGAGTGGTGGCCCACCGCGAACAAGTGTCGCATTCCGGGCACCACCGTCGTCCAGAAGCAGCCCGTGCTCGGCACGCCTCAGCGTTCGACTGTCACGAACACGTGGGCGGGCGGCGCGCTCCTCGACGGGAACGCAGCGGTCGGTATGGGTCTCCAGTTCAAGACCCAGCCCCTGAGAGCCCGCAAGTCCTGGTTGTGCCTCGAGGACGCCATCGTGTGCCTCGGCGCGGGTGTCACGAGCACCGACGGGAACCGGATCGAGACGATCATCGAGCAGCGCAACATCGGGCCGAACGGCAGGACGGTCCCCGTGCTCGACGGCGCGCAGTTCACGAGGGTCGGCAGCACGCCGACGTCGTTCACGCCCAGCTGGGCGTACATCCCGAACACCAGTGGCTACCTGTTCCCGGTCCCCGGCACCCGGATCCAGGCGATCCGCGAAGACCGCACCGGGCGCTGGACCGACATGGACAATCGCGGGACCTACGAGGACGAGACGGCGTACAGCCGGCGGTTCATCACCTTCTGGTTCGACCACGGCATCGACCCCCAGAACGACAGCTACGCGTACATCCAGCTTCCCGGTGCCACGCAGGAGGAGGTCGAGGTGGCCGCGCAGACGATGGCCGACGTCACCATCGTCGCGAACACCGCCCTCGTGCAAGCGGCAAGCCGCGGCGGCGTCACGATGGCCAACTTCTGGGGCGCGAGTGCGCCCGTCACCAACGGCATCTCCGTCGACGCGCCGGTCTCCGTCGTCGTGAGCCGCAGGGCCGGCGAGCTGGCGATCGCCGTCAGCGACCCGACGCAGCGCCTCACCGGCGACGTGACCGTCACGGTGCAGGGGTCCGCGAACCGCCTGGTCTCGGTCGACCCCGGGGTCAGCGTGCTTCAGACCAAGTCGCGTGTCCGTATACGCGTCGCGGTGAACGGCGCCGCGGGGAAGACCTTCGTGGCGCGCTTCAGCAGATCATGAACGCATCCTCAGGGGCACCACGAGTCCAGACCCCCACCGGGCCCGCTGGGTGACGTCCGGGCCCCCTAGGCGAGAAGGGCCTCCGGCCGGCGTTTACGCTGGCCAGAGGCCCTTCTGTGCACTCGCGGCGGGTGAAGGATTCGAACCTTCGAAGCTTTCGCGACGGATTTACAGCCTGTCGTATGCCGCGCGCTCACCAGCGGGAACGCGGCTCACACACGCCTCGCCGGGAAGGTTTCTTGCGCACACTTGTCGTACAACTAATGTATTCGTAGGATAACTCGCGTCTCGCTTCCTGACGAAGGGCCTGTTCATGACCGCCGACCGAATCCGCCACGTCGCCCTCTCGTCCGTGGTCCTGCAGTTGCCCACGCCCATCAGCGACGCCAAGGTGCTGACTGGACGGCAGAAGCCCATGACCGAGGTGGTCCTGCTGTTCGCCGAGATCGCCACCGAGCAGGGTCACTCCGGCACCGGTTTCAGCTACAGCAAGCGCGCCGGCGGCCCAGCACAGTTCGCGCACGCCAAGGAGGTGGCCGACGGGCTCCTCGGTGAGGACCCCAACGACATCGCCAAGGTCTACGACAAGCTGCTCTGGGCCGGCGCGTCGATCGGGCGCTCCGGCGTTGCCACTCAGGCGCTGGCCGCGATCGACATCGCGCTCTGGGACCTCAAGGCCCGGCGGGCGGACCTGCCCCTCTCCAAGCTCATCGGCTCGCACCGGGACTCCGTGCGCACGTACAACACATCGGGGGGCTTCCTGCACGCGTCCATCGAGGAGGTGAAGGAGCGGGCCTCGCAGTCGGTGGCGGCCGGGATCGGCGGCATCAAGATCAAGGTGGGACAACCGGACACCAGGCGCGACTTGCAGCGCCTCACCGCCGTCCGGGAGCACCTCGGCGACGGCGTGCCGCTCATGGTCGACGCGAACCAGCAGTGGGACCGGGCCACCGCGCTGCGCTTCGGCCGGGCGGTGGAGGACCTCGGACTCGTGTGGATCGAGGAGCCGCTGGACGCATACGACGCCGAGGGCCACGCCCAGCTGGCGGCCGCCCTGGACACCCCGATCGCGACGGGGGAGATGCTATCGAGCGTCGCCGAGCACGTCCGGCTGATCGAGGCCCGTGCTGCCGACATCATCCAGCCGGACGCCCCGCGGGTCGGCGGCATCACGCCGTTCCTGCGCCTTGCCGCCCTGGCCGACCACGCGGGCCTCCAGCTGGCGCCGCACTTCGCCATGGAGATCCACCTGCACCTCGCCGCGTGCTACCCGCGCGAGCCGTGGGTGGAGCACTTCGAGTGGCTCGACCCGCTCTTCAACGAGCGCCTCGAGACCCGTGACGGGCGCATGGTCGTCCCCGACAGGCCGGGACTCGGATTCACCCTGAGCGAGCAGGTGAAGGCCTGGACCATCGACTCCTTCGAGACCGGGAGGTCGTGAGGTGGGCGACCGGCCCATCGACCGCGACGGCGGTCGCGGTCTCGCCCACGAGCTCGTCGAACGGCTCAAGGAGCGGATCCTGGCCGGGGAGATTGAGCCGGGCCAGAAGCTGCCGACCGAGGCGTCGCTGGTGGCCGAGTTCGGCGTGAGCCGCACGGTCGTCCGGGAGGCCATCTCGAGGCTGCAGGCGGCCGGGCTCGTGGAGACGTTCCAGGGCCGCGGCTCCTTCGTGCTGGCCCTGCCCGAGACCGGGCGGTTCGAGGTGGGGGCCGACCGGGTGCGAACCCACCGGGACGTGGTCGACATGATCGACTTCCGGATCGGGGTCGAGGGGGAGGCGGCCGGCCTGGCCGCCGAGCGGCGTACCGACGTGCAGCTCAAGGCCCTCGAGCGCGCCCTGCGCGACCTCGGCCGGGCCGGCGAGCGCGGGAACGGCGCGGTGGAGGCGGACTACGAGTTCCACCTGCGCGTCGCCGCGGCCTCGGGCAACCGCTTCTACCCCGAGCTGCTGGCCTCCCTGGGTCCGATGATGATCATGCTCCCGCGCACCCGCCTGGAGCCCGAGTACACCGTCTCGGACGCGACCCACCTGACCCGGGTCGCACTCGAGCACGAGAACATCTACCTCGCCGTCGCGCGCGGCGATGGCGCAGCCGCGCGGGCGGCGATGCGGCTGCACCTGGCCAACTCGCGTGCACGGCTCCTGCCGGGGTGAGTGTCACCATCGGGCCGTGTTCACCTGGAAACCCGGATGCACCGATTGCATGTATGCCGTGTCCTCACGCCGGCGGATGCCGCACGAGAGGTACTGCTCGTGCAGGCGCCCAAGCGCCTCGTGGTCGAGGTCGACCCCCAGGCCGGGGCCAGTCGGCACTGCCACCGAGCCGTCGACGAAGTCGAGGACGCCTCCCCGGACGACGTCCTCGGTCTTCCAGGGGTAGTGGGTGTCGCAGGCGTACGTGAGGTTGGGCGTGGCAGCGGCGAGATGGGTCATCGCCGCCAGGCTCACGCCCAGATGGCTGTTGGAGTGCATCGACAGGCCCATGCCGAACGTGTCGCAGATCCCTGCGAGCAGCCGCGAGCGGTGCAGCCCGCCCCACAGGTGGTGGTCGGACAGGACAACCCCCACCGCGCCCGCTCGCACCGCAGGCGCGACGTGCTCGAAGGCGATCACGCACATGTTCGTGGCCAGGGGCAGTGCGGTCCTGCCCGCCACGGCAGCCATCCCGTCGATACCGGGCGTGGGGTCCTCGAGGTACTCGAGGAGGTCCGCCAGCTCGGCTGCGACCTTGATCGAGGTGTCGACGGTCCAGGCGCCGTTGGGGTCGATGCGCAGCCTGTGGTCCGGGAACGCCTCGCGCAGCGCTCGCATCGCCTCGACCTCGTCGGCCGGGGGCAGCACCCCGCCCTTGAGCTTGATGGCCTCGAACCCGTAGTCGCCCACCATCCGCTGGGCTTGGGTGACCAGCTGGTCGGGCGTCAGCGCCTCGCCCCAGTCGTCCTCGTCGTGGCCGGGATGTCCGGGCCACTTGTAGAACAGGTAGGCACTGAACGGGACACGCTCCCGCACCGCGCCCCCGAGCAGGTCGCTGACCGGTCGCCCGGCCTCCCGACCCTGGATGTCCAGGCAGGCCACCTCGAACGGCGAGTACACGGTCGCGACGGCTGAGCCCAGCTCGAGCATGCCTCCGAAGCTGGCACCACCACCGCCGGTGCTCCCACCCAGCGCATCGACGGTCACCCGCCACAATCCGTTCAGGTCGTGTACGTCGACGCCCACGACGGCTCGCGCCACCGCCGCCAACCGCGCCAGGTGGGTCTCGTCGGCATACGTCTCCCCGAGCCCGACCGAGCCGGAGTCCGTGTGCACCTGCACGATCGCGCGCAGCGCGTACGGCTGGTGCACACCGACGACGTTGAGCAGCGGCGGGTCGGCGAAGGCGACCGGTGTGACGACCACCGAGCTGATCCGCGAGCGCGTCACCGCGGCGCCTTGACGGTCAGTACCGGCAGTCCGGACTCCAGGAGGATGCGTTGGGCGGTGCTGCCGAGGATGAGCTTGCCGACCGGCGTGCGGTGCCGCAGCCCGATGACGAGCAGGGACGCGTCGACCTCCCGGGCGAGGGCATCCAACGTGTCGGCCAACGACTCCCCGTGCAGCGGTTGGCGCACGTCGAGGTCGACCCCTGCCTCTGCGGCACGGGTCCGCAGCGACCGGACGTGGTCGCCGTCGACCATGTCGTCGTCAACGGGTGCGCCGCGGCGGGGCGAGTTCACGACGACGAGGCGCTCTCCACGCAGGGTTGCCTCGGCGATGCCGGTCTCGAGCGCGGCGTGGCCCTCTGGTGTGTCGACGTAGCCGACGAGGATGCTCATTTCGCCTCCGTGCTCTGGTGCTCCCTGGTGACTTGGGAGCTCTGCTGGGTGCCCGCCGGTCCGGCGTCCGTGACGACGGGGGCGGCGTCGCCGCGCCGCAGCCGGACGGCCCGGCGCAGGAGGGGGAAGACCGCCACGACGACGATGGCGGCGAAGATGGTCCCGGAGATGGGCCGGGTGAGGAAGCCGGTGGGGTTGCCTCCGAAGATCAGCAGCGACTGCCGGGCGGAGGACTCGATGAGCGTGCCGAGCACGAAGGCCAGGACCATCGGGCCGGGGTCGAAGCCGAACTTCTTCATCAGGTAGCCCAGGACGCCGAACACGATGACGAGGTAGACGTCGAACACCGAGTTGTTGACGGTGTAGACGCCGAGCATCGTGATGAGCGCGGTGATGGGGGCGAGGATCGCGGGGCGCACGCGCAGG is drawn from Phycicoccus sp. M110.8 and contains these coding sequences:
- a CDS encoding FAD-dependent oxidoreductase produces the protein MRVDIAIVGGGLGGVAAALAATDGGARVALVTDGTWLGGQLTAQAVPPDEHPWVEQFGVTASYRRLREEIRGYYRRHYPLTREALLARELNPGAGLVSRLCHEPRVAVSAIEALLAPARAAGRLHVLAPYVVVGVESDGARAASLALAHTADDATTDRSVEATYVLDATETGELLPLARVPYVTGAESTEETGEPSAPDTADPLNMQAVSWCFAMDHVDGDHTIDRPDTYDYWRAQRPDFWPGPLLGFSWPNPRTLEPSHGWLAPNPDDDPLAVVADQSKEPGTDDLWRFRRIVARGQFKPGAFDSDVTLVNWPMIDYLDGPVFEVSKDAAAKHLEGARDLALSALYWMQTEAPRPDGGTGFPGLRLRPDITGTADGLAQQPYFRESRRIRAVTTVVEQDLSYSVRGGHGAVTYADSVGIGMYRIDLHPSTSGDNYLDVPSCPFQIPLGALLPAGGGNVLPAGKNIGTTHITNGAYRLHPIEWNIGEAVGALAAHCVATGLTPTAVHEDAGHLASYQALLDARGVERAWPSVGPY
- a CDS encoding LacI family DNA-binding transcriptional regulator; its protein translation is MTQAEVARLAGVSQAIVSLVVNGSDSVRVTPETRRRVEEALKATGYTVDLLGRRLRGKANRILGVFTYESVFPSGSGDFYLPFLGGIEAEAEALGYDLLLFTSNGRRDGRRHVYEHGSNRLGIADGSILLGRHTDREELARLLEERFPFVFIGRRESEAGKVSYVSADYVTATAELFERMWSHGHRRIGLVALSGDLEGTADRLAGYLKAARRHRKQPIVVAAERQADEVLDELLEAGVTGVLVETAAMAQALEVRAAARRLAVPGDISLGVLGDPDPSQAQFAEAAAATEQRDWSMFRIPRREMGRRSVRTLVDLLESTGRRSPAQVLLPCELVEGSTIGDVSRG
- a CDS encoding polysaccharide lyase 8 family protein; protein product: MPLSLSRRTLMAGAVAAAALCATDAVTAPWTAPARAATTDDFDMFRLQWLATMVRDYDPTDAVLVRYVQNTAAVASEFWRGAKPLITSSTRSYLWEDLYDPTVSRQSALMTSTIVRLRQLALGLKTPGSSLADDPQLKADLLSAIDWFLVNSYNTVNRTGNWWDWQIGTPQALNDFCVLMYDDLSTEQIATAMAAIKHYEPDPAITGGSTSTGANRNWACAVTMLRGALSRDQSTIDSARLKLETIFPYATSGDGMYPDGGFVQHVYYAYTAGYGVSLLQVLSSMMVSAVGTPWAFSTAQTAEVFDWTQNNFAPWIYGGGFMDMLHGRGISRFYETDRRIGRLTLGVLLQLAGAFPADDARLLRSQLKGWLTAYNSYTFAGRTPGERQPDFFTYDPVPIQQVALPSVVLGRQLVQDDSIPAAPESTRTVVATSMARAVHRRPGFAMGFAMETKAIRPYESANGENRMGWYQGEGAVYLYLPNQLGHWANEWWPTANKCRIPGTTVVQKQPVLGTPQRSTVTNTWAGGALLDGNAAVGMGLQFKTQPLRARKSWLCLEDAIVCLGAGVTSTDGNRIETIIEQRNIGPNGRTVPVLDGAQFTRVGSTPTSFTPSWAYIPNTSGYLFPVPGTRIQAIREDRTGRWTDMDNRGTYEDETAYSRRFITFWFDHGIDPQNDSYAYIQLPGATQEEVEVAAQTMADVTIVANTALVQAASRGGVTMANFWGASAPVTNGISVDAPVSVVVSRRAGELAIAVSDPTQRLTGDVTVTVQGSANRLVSVDPGVSVLQTKSRVRIRVAVNGAAGKTFVARFSRS
- a CDS encoding L-talarate/galactarate dehydratase, whose product is MTADRIRHVALSSVVLQLPTPISDAKVLTGRQKPMTEVVLLFAEIATEQGHSGTGFSYSKRAGGPAQFAHAKEVADGLLGEDPNDIAKVYDKLLWAGASIGRSGVATQALAAIDIALWDLKARRADLPLSKLIGSHRDSVRTYNTSGGFLHASIEEVKERASQSVAAGIGGIKIKVGQPDTRRDLQRLTAVREHLGDGVPLMVDANQQWDRATALRFGRAVEDLGLVWIEEPLDAYDAEGHAQLAAALDTPIATGEMLSSVAEHVRLIEARAADIIQPDAPRVGGITPFLRLAALADHAGLQLAPHFAMEIHLHLAACYPREPWVEHFEWLDPLFNERLETRDGRMVVPDRPGLGFTLSEQVKAWTIDSFETGRS
- a CDS encoding FadR/GntR family transcriptional regulator; this encodes MGDRPIDRDGGRGLAHELVERLKERILAGEIEPGQKLPTEASLVAEFGVSRTVVREAISRLQAAGLVETFQGRGSFVLALPETGRFEVGADRVRTHRDVVDMIDFRIGVEGEAAGLAAERRTDVQLKALERALRDLGRAGERGNGAVEADYEFHLRVAAASGNRFYPELLASLGPMMIMLPRTRLEPEYTVSDATHLTRVALEHENIYLAVARGDGAAARAAMRLHLANSRARLLPG
- a CDS encoding enolase C-terminal domain-like protein; amino-acid sequence: MTRSRISSVVVTPVAFADPPLLNVVGVHQPYALRAIVQVHTDSGSVGLGETYADETHLARLAAVARAVVGVDVHDLNGLWRVTVDALGGSTGGGGASFGGMLELGSAVATVYSPFEVACLDIQGREAGRPVSDLLGGAVRERVPFSAYLFYKWPGHPGHDEDDWGEALTPDQLVTQAQRMVGDYGFEAIKLKGGVLPPADEVEAMRALREAFPDHRLRIDPNGAWTVDTSIKVAAELADLLEYLEDPTPGIDGMAAVAGRTALPLATNMCVIAFEHVAPAVRAGAVGVVLSDHHLWGGLHRSRLLAGICDTFGMGLSMHSNSHLGVSLAAMTHLAAATPNLTYACDTHYPWKTEDVVRGGVLDFVDGSVAVPTGPGLGVDLDHEALGRLHEQYLSCGIRRREDTAYMQSVHPGFQVNTARW
- a CDS encoding universal stress protein, giving the protein MSILVGYVDTPEGHAALETGIAEATLRGERLVVVNSPRRGAPVDDDMVDGDHVRSLRTRAAEAGVDLDVRQPLHGESLADTLDALAREVDASLLVIGLRHRTPVGKLILGSTAQRILLESGLPVLTVKAPR